A DNA window from Drosophila pseudoobscura strain MV-25-SWS-2005 chromosome 2, UCI_Dpse_MV25, whole genome shotgun sequence contains the following coding sequences:
- the Orp8 gene encoding oxysterol-binding protein-related protein 8 isoform X8: protein MRLTAVESFVVKRLLQLEKHLDADSQNEAPNAAMSGLESESESDAGEAVQDDTLEPADCVETTYVPFTEEEFGEQGEQVEELAEENKSLIWCIVKQVRPGMDLSKVVLPTFILEPRSFLDKLSDSYYHADLLSKAVQEDDAFTRMKIIVQWYMSSFYKKPKGLKKPYNPILGETFRCYWQHPSGSRTFYIAEQVSHHPPVSAFYVTNREDGFSITCSILAKSKFYGNSTSAVLEGAATMTLLPRGECYTATTPYAHCKGILMGTLSMELGGKINIECENTGYRTELEFKLKPFLGGSESTNVVVGKIKLGKETLATINGHWDRECRIKDAKTGEETLLFKVDADLRAKRLPRYLVPVEAQEPHESQRLWERVSESIAREDQVAATEEKTVLEEKQRAAAKERSSIEAPYVPNLFELDSYGQWIYKYADLRPWDVRNDVRQYECQYKVLTQTRHKSVPIVHGAELMHPLRSSIEPVARSHRQSGAASSKAPKAKNKSLVLAPRDTNSDSSQSPQGVVKRSSSSSIRQINAALDQVNRVLEEHSKQLNDISRRLERMQYAPPAHLRHGAQNMLGGGVALSTVIKSLIYALIGLTFSLILRWLFK, encoded by the exons ATGAGGCTGACAGCAGTCGAGAGCTTTGTTGTTAAGAGGCTGCTACAGCTAGAGAAAC ATCTGGACGCGGACAGTCAGAATGAAGCGCCCAACGCCGCCATGTCGGGCCTGGAGTCAGAATCGGAGTCGGATGCGGGCGAGGCCGTACAAGATGATACCCTAGAACCAGCCGACTGCGTGGAGACCACCTATGTGCCCTTCACCGAAGAGGAGTTTGGGGAG CAAGGggagcaggtggaggagttgGCCGAAGAGAACAAGAGCCTCATCTGGTGCATTGTGAAGCAGGTGCGTCCTGGCATGGATCTGAGCAAGGTGGTGCTGCCCACGTTCATCCTGGAGCCACGTTCGTTTCTCGACAAGCTCTCGGACTCGTATTACCACGCAGATTTGCTCTCCAA GGCCGTGCAGGAGGATGATGCATTCACGCGCATGAAGATCATCGTGCAATGGTACATGTCCAGCTTCTACAAGAAACCCAAGGGCCTGAAGAAGCCCTACAATCCGATATTGGGCGAGACGTTCCGCTGCTATTGGCAGCATCCCAGCGGCAGTCGGACATTCTATATTGCCGAGCAGGTCTCGCATCACCCGCCCGTGTCGGCCTTCTACGTGACGAATCGCGAGGATGGCTTCAGCATCACCTGCTCCATCTTGGCGAAATCGAAGTTCTACGGCAATAGCACCTCCGCCGTCCTTGAGGGGGCGGCCACGATGACGCTATTGCCGCGCGGTGAATGCTACACGGCGACCACGCCCTACGCCCACTGCAAAGGCATTCTGATGGGCACGCTGTCCATGGAGCTGGGCGGCAAGATAAACATCGAGTGCGAGAACACCGGTTACAGGACGGAGTTAGAGTTCAAGCTGAAGCCATTCCTCGGCGGCTCAGAGTCCACCAATGTGGTTGTGGGTAAAATCAAGCTGGGCAAGGAGACGCTGGCCACCATCAATGGACACTGGGACAGGGAGTGCCGCATCAAGGACGCCAAGACGGGCGAGGAAACCCTTCTGTTCAAGGTGGATGCCGATCTGCGCGCTAAGCGGCTCCCTCGATACCTGGTCCCCGTCGAGGCGCAGGAGCCGCACGAGTCGCAGCGCCTGTGGGAACGCGTCTCTGAATCCATTGCACGCGAGGATCAGGTGGCTGCCACCGAAGAGAAGACCGTACTGGAGGAGAAGCAGAGGGCCGCCGCCAAGGAGCGTTCGAGCATCGAGGCCCCATACGTGCCCAATCTCTTCGAGCTGGATAGCTACGGCCAGTGGATATACAAGTACGCCGACCTTCGGCCCTGGGACGTCCGGAACGATGTGCGGCAGTACGAGTGCCAGTACAAGGTGCTGACCCAGACGCGCCACAAGTCGGTTCCCATCGTCCACGGGGCCGAACTCATGCATCCCCTGCGGAGCTCCATCGAACCGGTGGCCCGCTCGCACAGACAATCGGGGGCTGCCTCCTCGAAGGCGCCCAAGGCCAAGAACAAGAGCCTGGTTCTGGCGCCGCGAGACACCAACTCGGACTCCAGCCAGTCCCCCCAGGGCGTGGTCAAGCGGAGCTCCTCCAGCTCGATTAGGCA AATTAACGCGGCCCTCGATCAGGTTAACCGGGTGCTGGAGGAGCACTCGAAGCAGCTGAACGACATAAGTCGGCGACTAGAGCGAATGCAGTATGCTCCCCCGGCGCACCTGAGACATGGCGCACAGAACATGCTGGGCGGCGGTGTGGCCCTGTCGACGGTGATCAAGTCGCTGATCTATGCTCTCATTGGGCTGACCTTTAGCCTGATCCTGCGCTGGCTGTTCAAGTAA